The genomic interval TGCCGGTTCTTTTTTTAAAGGTTAGGAAAGTAAAATGATCACCATCCTCCCAATAGACATATGTCACCCCTAAAGTGTCGACCATTAGCCCAATTTGTCAAAAAACCACATACATTAGTATCCGGTCCATTGTCATCATTTCCTTTTCGCCCACATATAGATATCTAGGAAAGTAAATCATCTTAAACATGGTGACATGAGAAGGCGTTGATGCGGCAGTAATCCGATACACAAGAAAGACGGCCAATTTATGATGGTTTTAACTGAGTGGTGCATATCCAGCGCAATGGTCCAGAGAAACAATCTTATGAAAAAATAAATCCCATCGCTTTATGCACCGCTCTCAACGGAGTGTCCCAACGTATATTATCAACAGGAGGTTTTCATATGAGTGAAAATTATTATGACCCAAACCCTTATCAGGCGTATCCATCCTTCTATTTTCCAACGGCGTCACCTGCTTATTATCCGGCTTATGACCCAAGACAATTTCCGCAATACGACAGCAGTATGAGCAGCAGGTACCGCAATATGAGCAGCAACAGTTCCCACAATATCAGCAGCAGATGCCGCAGTATCAACAGCAACAATTCCCGCAATACCAGCAGATGCCACAGTATCAACAAATGCAGCCGCCGGCACAGCAAACAATGCTCCCGTCAGAACAATCCTATATTGAAAACATTCTGCGGTTGAATGAGGGAAAAACAGCCACCGTTTATATGACATTTGAAAATAATGAACAATGGAATGCAAAAATCTTTAAAGGGATTGTCGAGGCGGCCGGAAGGGATCACATTATTCTCAGTGATCCAAAGACAGGGAAACGGTATTTATTACTGATGATTTATCTGGATTACATCACCTTTGACGAGGAACTTAATTATCAGTATCCATTTAACGGTGGACAAATAACTCAACAACCGACGCGCGAAGACACATAAGCCAGGTCGACATACCTACCGAGGAGTCCATACCGCGTTGGACTCCTCCTTTTCCTTTACACGATCATATACACCCGCAATCGACTAGGCGCCCGCATAAAACAGAGAAGCCGCGACAGCTTTACACTTGCAGTAAACGTGGTTATTTTCAAGAACGTTGTGTTAGTCGGCTCGGTAGTTCAATCCCCGCTCCCCCCTTTTATCTTACTTGATGAGCTTGAAGTGGGGGCCTTACCGCCAGTTGTTTGTGAAAATAAAAAGCGCCCGTCTCTAACTCGGGCGCTTGCTGATCAACAAGAGGGGATGTGGCTCATATGCAAAGTCCGTATGAAAAATACTTAAAGATGGAGCGCCTTACGCTTGGACTGGCTGTCGTGGTCGGTATTATTTCAATCATCCAAGGTAACCGATTCATTATCCTATGTAGCTTATATATACTTGGATATAGCATTTTTTGTGAAGGTGTCATTTATTTGAACACAAACTATAAGGATCTTGGTATCAAACAATTTATCAAAGCCGGTATGGTTGTGCTTCTGTCCACCATCCTGCTGTTCAAGCTATAAGTATTTCATAACGGCATAGCCAACGAGCACCCAGCCGATCAAAAAAGCGACACCACCAAGCGGGGTAATCATCGCGAATGTTTTCACACCGGTCACCGAATAGATATAGAGTGTGCCGGAGAAAAGAATGATTCCAATCAAAAACATCCAGCCAGCCCAAATCAGTCCACCATTCTGCCATTTGGCCAGCAGCAGTCCGACAGCCAACAATGCCATCGTATGAAACATCTGATAGTTCACAGCTTTTTCCCATGTGCCAAGTGCCTTTTCCGTAAGCTTACCTTCCAGGCCATGTGCCCCGAATGCCCCAAGCGCAACGGCCAGAAAGCCATTAATCGCTCCGAGTGCCAGAAATGCCTTCATATGTATGCTCCTCTCCGTCCCAGATGTATGTTAAAAGTCAAAAATAGAATCGCCATTTGCTCCGTCTTCTTCCAAAACTTTTCCCGTGGTCTCCCGTGGTGTGGGGGGAGTTGTTGTCCCGATCATCGCCTTCATTTCTTCAACAGTGAAATCACTTCCAGCTCCGGGTATGGATTCCTCCTCTAGCAGCAGTTCGCATAGCAGATGGATATTCGCAATATGTTTTTTCATAGCGCGTTCATCCCCGGTCAGCTGTTTTGCTTGTGCTAGTTCTTTCTGCATCTTCTGAATGATTGTATCATTTGTTACCGCCATGATTGCCACTCCTTTTACGTTACTACGTGTAACCAGTATAACATTGACGCTATCTGTTAACATATAAAAAGTCTTGGATATGCACCAAGACTTCCCCCAAGTTTTCCCCCTAAGTATTATACCTGTAGCCTCTTCTGTGATTCTTCTTTGTATTTCTCATAAACCCATCGCAGGAAGACAAGCTCTTTCTCTTGAAGTTTTCGGCCGAGCTGTTTTTCTGTGTCCTCCCGCACCTTCAGCAGATTATCCATAACGCTGCATCCCCCCTATAATGCTGTCACCGTTGCGGATCCTTTTACTCATTGTATCGTTAATGGTGCCAATAATCAATACGAAAGTGAAAATATACAAAATTAACTGATAACCGACACGTTTCAACATTTGGGTTCGAGCGATTTGTTATGCTTTTTCGTCAAGTTTCGCTTCGAGTTCGGCCATGCGGGATTCTAGCTTTTTAATGTCATCTTTTGTGACAAGCCCAAGATCCTTTGCAAGCTCCTGCATCTGCTCTTGACTTCTCGCATTCCATTCTTCCGTTTTTAATTCGCCTTTTTCCGTGAACTCATGCAGCATATTTTTGGCCTGGTCCTGTGTTAACTCCCCTTTATCTACTAAAGTCTGTAGCTTCTGTTCTAGCTTTTCCTTCCCGGTTACTGCTACCCCAAGTCCAAGAAGAAATCCCTTTTTAAAAAAGTCACTCATTTTTAAGTCTCCTTTTCCGAGTTTTGTTTAAGCTAATCATTTAAAATTTCCCTATTTATTAGTAAGTTAAACATAAACCATACAATAAAACAAAGAATTTCAAGAAACGGACACTATTATTCTACGATTCAAGGTGGACATTTATGCACTTTTAATATTTTTTCTCCCTATCTATGTCGAAAAAACAGATATGCATAATTATACTGGTCAGAAATAATCAAGTCCTTTATACTTAAAAGAAAGTCGCTTATTTAGGGGGAGCTTCATGGGGAAACGAACCTATCAACTAACAGATCATTTAAAATTCCTTATTCCATCGCTGCTAGGCATTTTCCTGTTCATGACCCCGGTCAGTACCGGTGATGGAATGACCATTCCGATTGCAGTCATGGCCGGCTGGGTGGAGTCACTGCTTAAGGATCAGCTTTCAGCTATTATGATGGTTATTATTATCGTTACAGCAATCTTGACCGTGCTCGCTAAAATAATAGGACCTGATGCCTTTAGGCGGACACCTTTTTTTCAGCAGCTATTTTATACAAGTAGCTTTTGGACCGTGACACGGGTGCTTGCGGCAGTATTTGCCGTAATGGTATTTTTCCGTATCGGGCCGGCTGCTATTTATAGCGATGCCACCGGACAAATGCTTCTGGGAGATTTATTGCACGTATTGTTTGCCGTTTTTTTATTTGCAGGACTGTTTTTGCCGTTATTAATGAATTACGGGCTGTTGGATTTATTTGGAACGTTGATGACCAAGATTATGCGACCATTATTCAAACTGCCCGGCCGTTCGTCCGTTGACTCGCTTGCCTCATGGGTTGGTGACGGGACAATTGGCGTATTAATGACGAGTAAGCAGTATGAGGATGGTTATTATACAAAGCGGGAAGCAGCCGTGATCGGTACGACTTTTTCCATCGTTTCCATTACATTCACATTAGTTGTTGTCAGTGAAGTAGGGCTCGGTGACATGTTCATCCCGTTTTATCTGACAGTAATCGCAGCCGGATTTATCGCGGCACTAATAATGCCACGAATTCCTCCACTGTCCCGGAAAGCAGACACATACATCACCGAAACGTCTGGTGGCATTAAGGAAGAAATTCCTGCAGGCTATAACAGTCTGACCTATGGCTATAAGAAGGCATTAGATAGAGCAAAAGGGGAAACAAGTATTTATAAACTCTTTAAAGAAGGCGCCCAAAATGTTCTGGACATGTGGATGGGAGTTGCGCCGATTGTTATGGCATTCGGCCTTGTTGCCTTAATCTTTGCAGAGCATACGCCCCTTTTTAGCTGGCTTGGCCTGCCGTTCATCCCACTTTTGGAACTGATGCAAGTTCCATTTGCTCAGGAAGCATCCGAAACAATCCTGATTGGGTTTGCCGATATGTTTTTACCAGCCATTATTGGATCTACCATTGAGGCGGAAATAACAAGATTTATCATCGCAGCACTATCGGTCACACAGCTAATTTATTTATCGGAAGTCGGAGGACTGCTGCTCGGTTCCAAAGTACCTGTTTCTTTTAAAGATCTGGCTATCATATTTTTGCAGCGGACGCTGATTACACTGCCAATCATCACGCTGTTCGCACATTTCATATTTTAAAAGAAGATACATTAGGCGGGCATCATCACGCCAAACAAAACACCCGGATTGATTAAACCACCGGGTGTTTTTGTTGTTTTATCTGGCTTTAACGGGGATAAATAGCCCGGCCCGGGGAGGAAAGTCGCGCGGCACAGGGCAAAACTCGCACTTTACGGTAGTGGGCGAAAGTGAAGGTTGGTTTCCTTTACTATTTTTTCAGTTGCCAGTGCTGTGTTTTTGGGAATTTCTTTGTCCGGTAATTCCTCTTTTTCTGCCCGTTGAACCAACTCTTTGTCATAACCAAGCGATTCCGCCATTCGTCGCATAAACGAATAAAAACTTGCCCTTTGATTAGGCCCGGCATGATAAACACCTGTCAATTCGTTCATTGCAAATGCCTTCACCGCAGCAGCCAGGTCGTCCACATGCACAAACGTTCGAATTAAGTCATCGCGATAAGCGGTCGTCTCCCCTTGGCGTAGTGATGTGAGCAATTGATTGGTACGTTCATCTCGCTTGCCGAGGCTATTTTTTCCGTAAATTGGGCCAGCCCGTAAAATCACGCAATTTATCAGATCATTTCTAATAAAACGCTCAGCCTTCACTTTTGCATTGGCATAGGTGCTTAACACATGTTCGTCGGGAAGTTTTGTAATCACACTATCCTCTGTATATGGACCATACCCATCTGCAAATACAAAGTCCGTTGAGATATACACCAGTTTTGTTTCTGGTGATAAATGATTGATTAGATGCAGCAGCCCCTCGTTGATTAACTCGTCTTCATAAGGGCCACTCATAACAGACCAGACAACAGCATCCGGCTGAATTTGTTTAAAAAATGCTGAAAATGATTCTGGCTCGTTTACATCAAGTTTATACAGATCATCGAACATGCCCGGATCGTCCAGATAGGTACCTATCACCTCCGTCTGTGGGTCGTTTTTCAACAATTGATAGATTGCCGAACCTGCATAGCCACTTGCGCCAAATACAATTATCTTCATTGCTTTCACCTTTCCTTTCCCAGATTGATAGTTTTACTGACCGGTCCACTTGTTCAGAAATGCAGCATGTGATCTGCTCAATCCTCCTATGCGCTCTTACTTGGCCGATTTTGTCTGTAACCGTTGCCCCGTTTCAGCATTGCTATTTTTCCTTCTACCAATGGCTGCCAAACACCCAGAACCGGCTTACTTGCGAGTATAAACACAATGCCAGCAGCAACCATGGCTAGCCCGAGAACGTCCATAACGTGATGAACGGCAAACAGATCTGCTTTTCGGAATAGCTGGATAAAAAATCCATGCAATAAATAAACATATAACGTGCGCCTGCCTAAATAAGTGAGCCGGCCGTGTCTGGATGGAACCCATGCCAGCACACTAGCAGCCATCAATCCGGACGTGACATAAACTAGTAATCTTGCAAATATTCCTAAATCAGGCATACCCAAATCATTATATGACTTGGAAGCAAGCAGCCAACCCGAATTGAAATCAGGCGCCAAATAAATGGCCGCTCCAATGACGGACATGACAACAAGTGCAGCAATTCGCACCCGCAGTCGCCTCAACCATCCCAATTGCTCGTTCGTCATCCAGTAGCCAAGAAGGAAAAATGGAAAAAACACAAACGTCCTTGACAAGCTAAACGTATGCCCAATTTCACCGAATAAGCCGACAATCAGACCAACGCCGACCGAAATAGCGATCCCCATCCCGGCAGGCACCCTTTTAAATAAAATCAACAGCATATGCCAGCTGAACAAACTAAACAAAAACCATAACGACCAATGCGGATAAAACATACCCGCCTGCCAGCTTCCCTTCCCAATTAAAAAGAAATAACCTGTATAAACCATTTGAAATATAACGTACGGGAGCAGCAGCTTTTTCATCAAGCCCGTAATATAAGTTATGTTCCCTGAACCTTTAGCAAAAAAACCTGACAGAAAAATAAATGCCGGCATATGAAACGTGTAAATCCATAAATACAATGTGTTCATTCCTGTCGACGCTGCTGTAAATGGCTGAATAACGTGACCAAACACAACCAAATAAACAAGCAGCAATTTCGCATTATCTACATAAGCATTCCGTTTCATTCCCCACACCCTTTGCGCTTTAATCATGCTGTTCAAACCATATATACCCGTTTTACTACAGCATTACGACAGGTGGACACCGCTTTTTGATGATTGTTAATGGAATGTAAGTGGAATGTAACCATCGGAAAAATTTTGTAAACTTGTAGGGACTCGTGAAACCCGGCTGGAGGTCGCGCGCATTGGGGCGAAACTCGCGCGATAACGGGAAAAGTCGCGCGGCACAGGCACAAACTCGCGCGAAAACCAGAAAAGTCGCGCGACCCGAGCCCAAACTCGCGCGATAATCTAATCGGTCTTCCTATCCCACGTTTATTTGGCGACTTTTTTCTTTGGGGCTGTTTTTTTGGCGGTCTTCCGTTTTGGTTTTGTCTTTTTATCGTCCTGGGCTCGGTCAAGCGACTTTTGCAAGGCGTCCATCAGATTGGTAACATTGTCGGGTTTTGGTTTTTCCTGAGCGGTTGTAACCTCGTCTTGATCTTTCTTTTCTTCAATCAGCTCCAGCAGCGCCGTGCGATATTCATCTTTGTATTTTTCCGGATCAAATGTTGCAGACAGTTGGTCAATCAGCATCTTTGCCGTATCCAATTCTTTTTCATCTGCATTATCTGCTTCCGGCACATTCGGGACATCCTTTACATCGCGGACTTCATCCGGATAATGAATCGTTTCGGCGACAAGAGTATTTTCATAAATGCGGATAACAGCCAATTGTTCTTTAGAGCGGATCATCATTTTGGCAACGCCGATTTTTCCGGTATCCTTCAATGCCGAGCGAAGAAGTCCATACGATTTTGCCCCGCCTTCATCTGGTGATAAGTAATAGCTTTTTTCAAAATAAATCGGGTCTATTTCGTCCAATTCGACAAAGTCCATGATTTCTACTGCTTTATCTTTTTGCTCCTTTTTGAGGTTCTCCAGCTCCTCATCGTCAAGCACAACAAATTTATTCTTGGCGTATTCGTATGCTTTCACAACCTCGTCATTTTCCACTTCCCGGTCACAGTTCGGGCAGACGCGCTCATATTTAATCGGTGTTTCGCATTCTTTATGGAGATTGCGCAATTTCACGTCTTTGTTTTCGGTTGCGGCGTGCATTTTCACCGGAATATTGACAAGTCCGAAGCTAATCGTTCCTTTCCACATCGTATGCATAGGGACTGCCTCCTTTTTTCAATTTTTACTGGCAGAAGTAAGTCACGTCCGTCCCACGTACCGGACGTGCTGAATGGAGCCGGCCAGCGACCTTTGTTCTATAGTTTGTGAATAAGGGAAAAATTTATCCTAATAAATCGCGCTGATTGGAGGCAACGTAACAGCAAGGAGTGTGGTTGGATGGATGTCATGAAGCCGATAGCCAGTAAAAAATTACCACTTGGCGACGACTGGGTGTATGAAACAAAATATGACGGGTTCCGTTGTCTGCTGCAATGGGAAAAAGATTCGGTTAAACTCATCAGTAGAAAACACACGGATTTGACAGCTAATTTTCCCGAAATCGTTGCAGCTTGCCTAACGCAGCAGCCATTGGTCGAGGAGCTTTTGCCGCTAACGATCGACGGGGAGCTCGTTGTCCTAAACAATGCGCACCAGGCCAATTTTTCCTTACTTCAACAACGCGGTCGGATGAAAAATAACGACCGGATTGCGCGAGCCTCATCCGAACGCCCGGTAAGTTTTATGGCATTTGATCTGCTTTTGGAGGCGGGCAATTCGCTGACGGGAGAATCCTTGGAACAACGGAAGCGGCGGTTAAAAAAGTTGTTTGGTGGTGCCAACCAGTTAGGTGATCTTATTTATCTTGTCCCATTTTTGACCGATGCAGATGCAGCGTGGAGGAAAATGGATCACTATAAAGGGGAAGGTCTTGTTGCGAAACGAAAAACAAGTGTCTATAAACACGCGAAAGACCACCATGACTGGTTTAAAATTAAAAACTGGCGGACGATTACAGCATTTTTAACCTTTTATCATACGAAAAATGATTACTTTACTGCTGGTGTTTTTCAAGACGGCCAGCCGGTTGAAATCGGGAAATGCAAGCATGGGCTGGATGAGTCGGAATTCGATGCGTTGCGGCAGTTGTTTGTCACCAATGGGACGAACGAACCGGACGGCTACCGTCTTCCGCCCGCAGTCTGCGCATCTATCCATACATTGGACTTGGTGTCGGGTGAAATACGCGAACCCTCCTTCCACCGGCTACTTCCGGATATGCATGCAACTGACTGTACAGCAGAAAAAATGACGTTGGATATGGCCATGCTGCCGGAGACCGTTGAGGCGACCAATACGGAGAAAGTTTTTTGGCCATCTGTAGGAATAACGAAGGGGGACTTACTCGCTTACATGCGGGAGGTCGCGCCATATATGCTGCCGTTTTTGCAGGACAAGCTGCTCACCATTATCCGCTGTCCGGACGGGGTAGAAGAGGAATCCTTTTTCCAGAAACACTTGCCGGATTATGCGCCGGATTTTGTCGAAGGTGTGCGTCGTGGCGACCGGGTGCACTTGACCTGTAACAATTTGGACGCACTTATCTGGTTTGCTAATCACGGAGCCATCGAATATCATATCCCGTTTCAAACAGCCAATCACACACAACCGGATGAGATTGTGTTTGACCTGGACCCGCCTGGACGGGAAGCATTCCATCTGGCGGTTAAAGCTGCGACATTGCTGAAGCAGCTGCTGGACAACCTTGACCTGATTTCATTTGTCAAAACATCCGGCGGAAAAGGGCTGCAAGTACACATTCCCATTCCAGCCGGAAGCATGACGTATACGGAAACAGGTATATTCACGCAAGCGATTGCTTGGACGCTTGAACAGGAGTATCCGGACGCCTTCACGACCGAGCGTTTGAAAGAAAAGCGCGCTGGCCGGTTGTATATCGACTACGTGCAGCACGCGAAAGACAAAACATTAATCGCACCCTATTCCCCTCGAAAATGGGATGACGCCACCGTTGCTACACCACTTTTCTGGGCGGAAGTCAATGACAGCCTCGCACCAGACATGTTCAGCATTGCTAATGTTATCGACCGCGTCCGAACAAACGGATGTCCGTTCAAAACCTACTTTACCGCCAAACAGCAGCAACCAATCGACAAAATCATCAACATGACCCGGGAGTAAAGACGTGAGAAAGACTCCCCCGGCCGCGCGACTTTTCCTGTTTTCGCGCGAATTTCGCACCGCGCCGCGAGCGTGTCACCCACTTTATTCAACAGTTGCCTGCACTTCTATTTCTACATTGCCTTTTACGGCGCGGGAGATCATGCAGCTTGATTCGGCTTTTTCGATAAGTTTTTGCAGTTTTGCATATTCCTTCTCACTCGCACCGTCCTGCAAGGCCACGTATGGTTTATGGATGATTTTTTTATACGTGAACACACCTTTCGTCACGTCTACTACTCCCTCCGAGTCAAGTGACATTTCCGCAAGCGGTAGTCCGGACCGTTCGATCATCGCTGCGAGTGTAATTACATAGCATGTGGCTGCCGCTCCCAATAACATTTCGTCCGGGTTGGTACCCACGCCCGGTCCGTCCATCTCCGGCGGTATCGAGATTTTCGTCTGCAAATTCCCGGCTGCAATTGATCCGGTACTGTTCCTACCGCCTGGCCAATTCGCTTGTAAATGAAAATGATGCTGTGCCATCTGATCACTCCTATCCAAATATATAACTCATGCCTGTACCAACAATAACACCAATGATTACAACGAGCCATGCCGGTGCTTTCCAAAAATGTAGCAGGCCGAACAGCGCTACAGCCAATGCAAAGTCTGCACCATCCGCAACGGAACTGGTAAAAACCGGGTCATACCACGCTGCCAGCAATATACCGACCACACTGGCGTTCACCCCGGTTAGGACGCCCTGAAAACCGGAACGTTGGCGCAGCTCGGACAAGAAAGGCAGTGCACCGATAAGCAGCAGAAAAGACGGGAAAAAGATGGCGAACGTCGCAATAATCGCACCGCCTATACCACTAATCATCGTGCCCAAGTAGCTGGAAAACGTGAACAGCGGCCCAGGAACCGCCTGTGCCATTCCGTAGCCTGCGAGAAATTCACTACCAGTAAGCATGCCATTCGGCACCACTTCCTGCTCCAAAAGCGGCAGGACGACATGGCCACCACCAAAGACAAGGGATCCTACTCGAAAAAAGATATCAGCGAGTGTGACATACAAGTTAGACACCGTTTGGGAAATCAATGGCAAGCCGATAAGTAAGCTTACCAGCACCGCCAATGATACCACGCCCTGTTTTTTGCTTATGGGCATAGAAAACGGCTGAACGCGCGGTATAGCTTGATTGGAAAATAGAAAAAATCCCAACATAGCCGCACCAATAATGACACCTAGCTGTACCAATGCTGACGGGAAAAGTAACATAACAACAGCCGCCGTCAGCGCAACGGCAATGCGTGGTGTATCAGGGGTCAGCTTTTTACCGAGGCCAATAACCGCATGGGCAACAACAGCCACTGCTACTATTTTCAAGCTGGCAATCCAGGCCGCGTCTCCCAGCGAAAAGTTTTGATAGAATAACGCAAACAATACAAGTGCGATCACAGAAGGAACGGTAAAGCCGAACCAGGATACAAGTCCTCCTAAAATACCACCACGCAGCATGCCAATCGATATTCCGACTTGACTGCTGGCTGGTCCAGGAAGAAACTGGCACAGTGCAATTATGTCCGCATATGTTTTATCATCTAGCCACTTTCGTTTATCAATGTATTCACCTTTAAAATAACCAAGATGGGCAACTGGACCACCGAACGAGGTTAACCCCAACTTGAGGGCAGCTCCAAGTATTTCTATAAGTGAATGTTGTTTTTGCATCTCTTTCCTCCTTGGTCTTTTTATCCTAACGTCAAGTTACCACATTTCCTTTAACATGACGATTACACCACAGCGCGAAAAAGATGATAGAAAATGATGACAAAATATTGAACAACAAGTGTCGAATTAGCAAAAATGGGCAGTCTAAGAATCCAGATAACTTGCACAACAACTAATCAATCATGCATAGTGGAAGTAGGGATTTGGGTATTGCGTTATAGTTGACGAAAAACAAATTTCATGTAATAGTTAGTATTGGATTATATAAATTATAATCTAGAAAAAACATTAGGTTCGAAACAAACCATTATACATTATTTCAAAATTAGGAGGAGATTAACTATGTCTTTAATTGGAAAAGAAATTCAACCATTCCAGGCATCCGCCTACAACCCAAGTAACGGAGAATTTATCGAAGTGACTGATGAAAATCTAAAAGGAAACTGGAGCATTGTTTGCTTTTACCCGGCAGACTTTTCATTCGTTTGTCCAACAGAACTGGAAGACCTTCAGAACCAATATGCTGATTTGAAAGAGCTTGGTGTTGAAGTGTATTCCGTTTCAACAGATAGTCATTTCGTCCATAAAGCATGGCACGATCACTCTGAGGCAATCAGCAAAATTGAATATACCATGATTGGCGACCCTTCCCAAACTATCTCTCGCAACTTTGATGTATTAGATGAAGAAATAGGTTTTGCGCAACGCGGAACGTTCATCATTGACCCGGACGGTGTTGTGCAAGCTGCTGAAATCAATGCAGACGGTATCGGCCGTGATGCTAGCACGCTTGTCAGCAAAGTGAAAGCAGCACAATATGTACGTAACAATCCAGGCGAAGTTTGCCCGGCAAAATGGGAAGAAGGTTCCAAAACATTGAAACCAAGCCTTGATCTTGTAGGCAAAA from Lentibacillus cibarius carries:
- the gerQ gene encoding spore coat protein GerQ; this translates as MPQYQQQQFPQYQQMPQYQQMQPPAQQTMLPSEQSYIENILRLNEGKTATVYMTFENNEQWNAKIFKGIVEAAGRDHIILSDPKTGKRYLLLMIYLDYITFDEELNYQYPFNGGQITQQPTREDT
- a CDS encoding phasin family protein; translated protein: MSDFFKKGFLLGLGVAVTGKEKLEQKLQTLVDKGELTQDQAKNMLHEFTEKGELKTEEWNARSQEQMQELAKDLGLVTKDDIKKLESRMAELEAKLDEKA
- a CDS encoding Ku protein produces the protein MHTMWKGTISFGLVNIPVKMHAATENKDVKLRNLHKECETPIKYERVCPNCDREVENDEVVKAYEYAKNKFVVLDDEELENLKKEQKDKAVEIMDFVELDEIDPIYFEKSYYLSPDEGGAKSYGLLRSALKDTGKIGVAKMMIRSKEQLAVIRIYENTLVAETIHYPDEVRDVKDVPNVPEADNADEKELDTAKMLIDQLSATFDPEKYKDEYRTALLELIEEKKDQDEVTTAQEKPKPDNVTNLMDALQKSLDRAQDDKKTKPKRKTAKKTAPKKKVAK
- the chrA gene encoding chromate efflux transporter, producing the protein MQKQHSLIEILGAALKLGLTSFGGPVAHLGYFKGEYIDKRKWLDDKTYADIIALCQFLPGPASSQVGISIGMLRGGILGGLVSWFGFTVPSVIALVLFALFYQNFSLGDAAWIASLKIVAVAVVAHAVIGLGKKLTPDTPRIAVALTAAVVMLLFPSALVQLGVIIGAAMLGFFLFSNQAIPRVQPFSMPISKKQGVVSLAVLVSLLIGLPLISQTVSNLYVTLADIFFRVGSLVFGGGHVVLPLLEQEVVPNGMLTGSEFLAGYGMAQAVPGPLFTFSSYLGTMISGIGGAIIATFAIFFPSFLLLIGALPFLSELRQRSGFQGVLTGVNASVVGILLAAWYDPVFTSSVADGADFALAVALFGLLHFWKAPAWLVVIIGVIVGTGMSYIFG
- a CDS encoding SDR family oxidoreductase, yielding MKIIVFGASGYAGSAIYQLLKNDPQTEVIGTYLDDPGMFDDLYKLDVNEPESFSAFFKQIQPDAVVWSVMSGPYEDELINEGLLHLINHLSPETKLVYISTDFVFADGYGPYTEDSVITKLPDEHVLSTYANAKVKAERFIRNDLINCVILRAGPIYGKNSLGKRDERTNQLLTSLRQGETTAYRDDLIRTFVHVDDLAAAVKAFAMNELTGVYHAGPNQRASFYSFMRRMAESLGYDKELVQRAEKEELPDKEIPKNTALATEKIVKETNLHFRPLP
- a CDS encoding DUF5327 family protein, yielding MAVTNDTIIQKMQKELAQAKQLTGDERAMKKHIANIHLLCELLLEEESIPGAGSDFTVEEMKAMIGTTTPPTPRETTGKVLEEDGANGDSIFDF
- a CDS encoding OsmC family protein produces the protein MAQHHFHLQANWPGGRNSTGSIAAGNLQTKISIPPEMDGPGVGTNPDEMLLGAAATCYVITLAAMIERSGLPLAEMSLDSEGVVDVTKGVFTYKKIIHKPYVALQDGASEKEYAKLQKLIEKAESSCMISRAVKGNVEIEVQATVE
- a CDS encoding acyltransferase family protein, which gives rise to MKRNAYVDNAKLLLVYLVVFGHVIQPFTAASTGMNTLYLWIYTFHMPAFIFLSGFFAKGSGNITYITGLMKKLLLPYVIFQMVYTGYFFLIGKGSWQAGMFYPHWSLWFLFSLFSWHMLLILFKRVPAGMGIAISVGVGLIVGLFGEIGHTFSLSRTFVFFPFFLLGYWMTNEQLGWLRRLRVRIAALVVMSVIGAAIYLAPDFNSGWLLASKSYNDLGMPDLGIFARLLVYVTSGLMAASVLAWVPSRHGRLTYLGRRTLYVYLLHGFFIQLFRKADLFAVHHVMDVLGLAMVAAGIVFILASKPVLGVWQPLVEGKIAMLKRGNGYRQNRPSKSA
- a CDS encoding DUF423 domain-containing protein; translation: MKAFLALGAINGFLAVALGAFGAHGLEGKLTEKALGTWEKAVNYQMFHTMALLAVGLLLAKWQNGGLIWAGWMFLIGIILFSGTLYIYSVTGVKTFAMITPLGGVAFLIGWVLVGYAVMKYL
- a CDS encoding DNA ligase D, which encodes MDVMKPIASKKLPLGDDWVYETKYDGFRCLLQWEKDSVKLISRKHTDLTANFPEIVAACLTQQPLVEELLPLTIDGELVVLNNAHQANFSLLQQRGRMKNNDRIARASSERPVSFMAFDLLLEAGNSLTGESLEQRKRRLKKLFGGANQLGDLIYLVPFLTDADAAWRKMDHYKGEGLVAKRKTSVYKHAKDHHDWFKIKNWRTITAFLTFYHTKNDYFTAGVFQDGQPVEIGKCKHGLDESEFDALRQLFVTNGTNEPDGYRLPPAVCASIHTLDLVSGEIREPSFHRLLPDMHATDCTAEKMTLDMAMLPETVEATNTEKVFWPSVGITKGDLLAYMREVAPYMLPFLQDKLLTIIRCPDGVEEESFFQKHLPDYAPDFVEGVRRGDRVHLTCNNLDALIWFANHGAIEYHIPFQTANHTQPDEIVFDLDPPGREAFHLAVKAATLLKQLLDNLDLISFVKTSGGKGLQVHIPIPAGSMTYTETGIFTQAIAWTLEQEYPDAFTTERLKEKRAGRLYIDYVQHAKDKTLIAPYSPRKWDDATVATPLFWAEVNDSLAPDMFSIANVIDRVRTNGCPFKTYFTAKQQQPIDKIINMTRE
- a CDS encoding YjiH family protein translates to MGKRTYQLTDHLKFLIPSLLGIFLFMTPVSTGDGMTIPIAVMAGWVESLLKDQLSAIMMVIIIVTAILTVLAKIIGPDAFRRTPFFQQLFYTSSFWTVTRVLAAVFAVMVFFRIGPAAIYSDATGQMLLGDLLHVLFAVFLFAGLFLPLLMNYGLLDLFGTLMTKIMRPLFKLPGRSSVDSLASWVGDGTIGVLMTSKQYEDGYYTKREAAVIGTTFSIVSITFTLVVVSEVGLGDMFIPFYLTVIAAGFIAALIMPRIPPLSRKADTYITETSGGIKEEIPAGYNSLTYGYKKALDRAKGETSIYKLFKEGAQNVLDMWMGVAPIVMAFGLVALIFAEHTPLFSWLGLPFIPLLELMQVPFAQEASETILIGFADMFLPAIIGSTIEAEITRFIIAALSVTQLIYLSEVGGLLLGSKVPVSFKDLAIIFLQRTLITLPIITLFAHFIF